A genomic window from Massilia sp. METH4 includes:
- a CDS encoding ABC transporter permease encodes MYARPLIADPRVRRALAPLALGLLLLAVWQAVCVGMQVPVYLVPSPAAIARTLVEDWQLLFDALLVTLRITFLAFALATVVGVAVAFLFVQSKVLEACLFPYAILLQVTPVVAIAPLIIIWVKTPAAALTICATMMAVFPIISNTVLGLRSVNPGLLNLFRLNRATRWQVLVRLRVPSALPSFFGGLRIASGLALIGAVVAEFVAGTGGSSTGLAYQILQAGFELNIPRLFAALFLITVTGVLLFALMSALARVALKHWHESEAEA; translated from the coding sequence ATGTATGCACGACCATTGATTGCCGATCCGCGCGTGCGCCGTGCGCTGGCGCCGCTGGCGCTCGGCCTGCTGTTGCTGGCGGTGTGGCAAGCCGTCTGCGTGGGAATGCAGGTGCCGGTCTACCTGGTGCCGTCGCCGGCGGCCATCGCCCGCACCCTTGTAGAGGACTGGCAACTGCTGTTCGACGCCCTGCTGGTTACGCTGCGCATCACCTTCCTTGCCTTCGCGCTGGCCACCGTGGTCGGCGTGGCGGTGGCGTTCCTGTTCGTGCAGAGCAAAGTGCTGGAAGCATGCCTGTTCCCCTACGCGATCCTGCTGCAGGTGACACCCGTCGTGGCGATCGCGCCGCTGATCATCATCTGGGTCAAGACACCGGCCGCCGCGCTGACGATCTGCGCCACGATGATGGCCGTGTTCCCGATCATTTCGAACACGGTGCTGGGCCTGCGCAGCGTGAACCCGGGCCTCCTGAACCTGTTCCGGCTGAACCGGGCCACACGCTGGCAGGTGCTGGTGCGGCTGCGCGTGCCGAGTGCCTTGCCGAGCTTCTTCGGCGGCTTGCGCATCGCCAGCGGACTGGCGCTGATCGGCGCCGTGGTCGCCGAATTCGTCGCGGGCACGGGCGGCAGCAGCACGGGGCTGGCCTACCAGATCCTCCAGGCCGGCTTCGAGCTGAACATCCCGCGGCTGTTCGCGGCGCTGTTCCTGATCACCGTGACCGGCGTGCTGCTGTTCGCGCTCATGTCCGCACTGGCGCGGGTGGCGCTGAAGCACTGGCATGAAAGCGAGGCCGAGGCATGA
- a CDS encoding ABC transporter ATP-binding protein — protein MKRDDDTLLVPAGTAVLYANNVEKTYPNGTRALDRVKLGIGRGEFVSLLGPSGCGKSTLLKMFAGLEQPSAGQVRWWGEGLATVDTPGRTLAMVFQEATLMPWARVADNVRLPLDLKGVPRERAAPRVEAALGMVGLARFGHVYPRELSGGMQMRASIARALATEPNVLLMDEPFGALDEFTRNKLDADLRALWAQRDLTVVFVTHSIYEAVYLSSRVVVMAARPGRVIADVPIEGPRVRDDAFRISPQFMGYCRQLSDLLVEANAHH, from the coding sequence ATGAAGCGCGACGACGACACCCTGCTGGTACCCGCCGGGACGGCTGTGCTGTATGCGAATAACGTGGAAAAGACCTACCCGAACGGCACGCGCGCGCTGGATCGCGTGAAGCTGGGCATCGGCCGCGGCGAGTTCGTCTCGCTGCTGGGGCCTTCCGGCTGCGGCAAGAGCACGCTGCTGAAGATGTTCGCCGGGCTGGAGCAGCCATCGGCCGGGCAGGTACGCTGGTGGGGCGAAGGGCTGGCCACCGTCGACACGCCGGGCCGCACGCTGGCCATGGTGTTCCAGGAAGCGACGCTGATGCCGTGGGCGAGGGTGGCCGACAATGTGCGGCTGCCGCTCGACCTGAAGGGCGTGCCGCGCGAGCGTGCCGCGCCGCGGGTGGAGGCGGCGCTCGGCATGGTCGGGCTGGCGCGGTTCGGGCACGTCTATCCGCGCGAACTGTCCGGCGGCATGCAGATGCGCGCCTCGATCGCCCGCGCGCTGGCCACCGAGCCGAATGTGCTGCTGATGGACGAGCCGTTCGGCGCCCTCGACGAGTTCACCCGCAACAAGCTCGATGCCGACCTGCGCGCGCTGTGGGCGCAGCGCGATCTCACCGTGGTGTTCGTCACGCACAGCATCTACGAGGCCGTGTACCTGTCTTCGCGCGTGGTGGTGATGGCGGCCCGGCCGGGCAGGGTGATCGCCGATGTGCCGATCGAGGGGCCGCGCGTGCGCGACGACGCTTTCCGCATCTCGCCGCAATTCATGGGCTATTGCAGGCAATTGTCCGACCTGCTGGTCGAGGCGAACGCCCATCATTAG
- a CDS encoding aromatic ring-hydroxylating dioxygenase subunit alpha, which produces MLVTQQKVLRRFWYALMPMSALDDGPQPFTLLGENIVVWKKADGKPAALRDRCCHRTAKLSKGFVENGNIVCGYHGWTYDCSGACVRIPQSPATRIPPGARVAAYHCEERYGYVWVALEDPLQPIPYFPEDGAPGYRRILQFYEKWNTSPLRVMENSFDNSHFSFVHKANFGMIDNPVPAKYEFRPNDWGFEAETHVPVRNPEASFRITGTTEPVTERHLTNRWYMPFSRRFGCVYPASNIHHIIYNCATPIDDGTLMLVQWLYRNDSEESCSTQELIDWDRPITSEDRDILEATDPDACVDTRRRVEFHMESDKPGLMMRRMLLELLTRHGEVEIHHPPEAS; this is translated from the coding sequence ATGCTCGTCACCCAACAAAAAGTCCTGCGCAGATTCTGGTACGCGCTGATGCCCATGAGCGCGCTGGACGACGGCCCGCAGCCGTTCACGCTGCTGGGCGAGAATATCGTCGTGTGGAAGAAGGCCGACGGCAAACCGGCCGCGCTGCGCGACCGCTGCTGCCATCGCACGGCGAAGCTGTCCAAGGGCTTCGTCGAGAACGGCAATATCGTGTGCGGCTACCATGGCTGGACCTACGACTGTTCCGGCGCCTGCGTGCGCATCCCGCAAAGCCCGGCCACGCGCATTCCACCCGGCGCGCGCGTCGCCGCCTATCACTGCGAAGAGCGCTACGGCTATGTGTGGGTGGCGCTGGAAGATCCGCTCCAGCCGATCCCCTACTTCCCCGAGGACGGCGCGCCAGGCTACCGGCGCATCCTGCAGTTCTACGAGAAGTGGAACACGTCGCCGCTGCGCGTGATGGAAAACTCGTTCGACAATTCGCACTTTTCCTTCGTGCACAAGGCGAACTTCGGCATGATCGACAACCCGGTGCCGGCCAAGTACGAGTTCCGCCCGAACGACTGGGGCTTCGAGGCCGAGACGCATGTGCCGGTGCGGAACCCGGAGGCAAGCTTCCGCATCACCGGCACGACCGAGCCTGTCACCGAGCGCCACCTGACGAACCGCTGGTACATGCCGTTCTCGCGCCGCTTCGGCTGCGTGTATCCGGCATCGAACATCCATCACATCATCTACAACTGCGCCACGCCCATCGATGACGGTACCCTGATGCTGGTGCAATGGCTGTACCGCAACGACAGCGAGGAAAGCTGTTCGACGCAGGAGCTGATCGACTGGGACCGGCCGATCACGTCGGAAGATCGCGACATCCTGGAAGCCACCGATCCCGACGCCTGCGTCGATACGCGGCGCCGCGTCGAATTTCACATGGAGTCCGACAAGCCCGGGCTGATGATGCGCCGCATGCTGCTGGAATTGCTGACGCGGCACGGCGAGGTCGAGATCCACCATCCCCCGGAGGCATCATGA
- a CDS encoding ABC transporter substrate-binding protein yields the protein MKPTPAVKPARRAALLFCLVSAFAGTAAAADKVTFLTSWYAQAEHGGFYQALAEGIYRKHGLDVTIRMGGPQVNGMQLLASGQADFFMGYDLQVLKSVEQGIPATTVAASFQTDAQGMMTHADVKGLADLKNGKTVLVSTSGRTTWWPWLKAKYGLADAQARPYTFNLQPFLADAHLAQQAYPSSELFQAAKAGAKTNFYLFARNGYPPYGTTVVAMQKLVKERPDVVARFVRASMEGWKSYLANPAPASALIRQENPNMKDDQLAYAVGKLKEYAFVTGGDAAQQGIGTMTDARWQRTYEFMVAAGLLKKDTDWKQAYTTQFVRDLKVLP from the coding sequence CTTTGCCGGCACCGCCGCCGCGGCCGACAAGGTGACCTTCCTCACTTCCTGGTATGCGCAGGCCGAGCACGGCGGCTTTTACCAGGCGCTGGCCGAGGGCATCTACAGGAAACACGGTCTCGACGTCACGATCAGGATGGGCGGCCCGCAGGTGAACGGCATGCAGCTCCTGGCCAGCGGCCAGGCCGACTTCTTCATGGGCTACGACCTGCAGGTGCTGAAAAGCGTGGAGCAGGGCATTCCCGCCACCACGGTGGCGGCCAGCTTCCAGACCGACGCGCAGGGGATGATGACGCACGCGGACGTGAAGGGCCTGGCCGACCTGAAGAACGGCAAGACGGTGCTCGTTTCCACGTCCGGCCGCACGACGTGGTGGCCGTGGCTGAAAGCGAAGTACGGCCTCGCCGATGCGCAGGCGCGGCCCTACACGTTCAACCTGCAACCCTTCCTGGCCGACGCGCATCTCGCCCAGCAGGCGTATCCCTCGTCCGAGCTGTTCCAGGCCGCCAAGGCCGGCGCGAAAACAAACTTCTACCTGTTCGCCAGGAATGGTTATCCGCCGTACGGCACCACGGTCGTCGCGATGCAAAAGCTCGTGAAGGAAAGGCCCGACGTCGTTGCCCGCTTCGTGCGCGCGTCGATGGAAGGCTGGAAGAGCTACCTGGCCAATCCGGCCCCGGCCAGTGCACTGATCAGGCAGGAAAACCCGAACATGAAGGACGACCAGCTTGCCTATGCCGTCGGCAAGCTGAAGGAATACGCGTTCGTGACCGGGGGCGATGCCGCTCAACAGGGCATCGGCACGATGACCGACGCGCGCTGGCAGCGCACCTATGAATTCATGGTTGCCGCCGGCCTGCTGAAGAAGGACACGGACTGGAAACAGGCCTACACCACGCAGTTCGTCAGGGACCTGAAAGTGCTGCCCTGA